The following coding sequences are from one Pseudonocardia sp. HH130630-07 window:
- a CDS encoding alpha/beta hydrolase gives MTPGPDVQGRLPGVGGVELFWQGWLPDADPAGVLLVSHGIGEHSGRYGRVVDAVRPDGWAVYGLDHRGHGRSGGARVHVRRYDDLLQDFETFRREVVGRHPGVPVYLLGHSLGGQIALAYALRHQDRLAGLVLSAPALASDVVPAPLVPVLSLVARVLPALRPVGIDVSALSSAPAVVAAYEADPLVHHGKPTLALGAAIYTQMDRLPRRTAELRLPVLVQHGTADRLTDPAGTRRFAESSGSADTTVRWYEGLWHELYNEPAGQGPLGDLREWLAAHRDAVRRTD, from the coding sequence GTGACGCCCGGGCCGGACGTGCAGGGCCGGTTGCCCGGTGTCGGAGGAGTGGAACTCTTCTGGCAGGGCTGGCTGCCCGACGCCGATCCGGCCGGTGTCCTGCTGGTCAGCCACGGGATAGGCGAGCACTCCGGGCGCTACGGCCGGGTCGTCGACGCCGTGCGCCCGGACGGCTGGGCGGTGTACGGGCTCGACCACCGCGGGCACGGCCGGTCCGGCGGGGCCCGGGTGCACGTCCGGCGCTACGACGACCTGCTGCAGGACTTCGAGACCTTCCGCCGGGAGGTCGTCGGCCGGCATCCCGGGGTGCCGGTGTACCTGCTCGGGCACAGCCTGGGCGGGCAGATCGCGCTCGCGTACGCCCTGCGGCACCAGGACCGGCTCGCCGGCCTCGTGCTGTCGGCGCCCGCGCTGGCGTCCGACGTCGTGCCGGCCCCGCTGGTCCCGGTGCTGTCACTCGTCGCGCGGGTGCTCCCGGCTCTGCGCCCGGTCGGGATCGACGTCTCCGCGCTCAGCTCGGCCCCGGCCGTCGTCGCCGCGTACGAGGCCGACCCGCTGGTCCACCACGGGAAGCCGACCCTGGCGCTGGGCGCGGCGATCTACACGCAGATGGACCGGCTGCCCCGCCGGACGGCCGAGCTGCGGCTACCGGTGCTGGTCCAGCACGGCACCGCGGACCGGCTCACCGATCCGGCCGGGACCCGCAGGTTCGCCGAGTCCAGCGGCTCCGCCGACACCACGGTGCGCTGGTACGAGGGCCTCTGGCACGAGCTGTACAACGAGCCGGCCGGGCAGGGCCCGCTCGGCGACCTGCGGGAGTGGCTGGCCGCGCACCGCGACGCCGTCCGCCGCACGGACTGA
- a CDS encoding carboxypeptidase regulatory-like domain-containing protein, translating into MSTWAPLGLLVVVLVAVGIAAFLRWGRNRDGHPSTRDDTPPRTVADLVDRRARGLDDGRRRPAAGEPVDRPTAPDAEDPAAGPDPDAGVEPDPTGEPTERIGAVAADRSVPDPSTSGDTSDDDAAAAGDAEDTDRIVAAAPVPDTDRDPDGEADTAPVTEAPLTDDPVTDDPDEAGSLGDTHSSVPDISRASDGEPTDRIPELRTDVLRVTPDVSAGPVGPPWSRGFKDGKPVEPVERPAPRRPRPSPTVRPRPFVAAAEPVDPGPGPDSSAPDISTPEQGAPVTHLRPASVPSPTRSGEPRSIVDARSGISDDTAEVSDAGPVDDPARPVDPDGPAGPDGPADADGAAADDAPVADGERSADVTGPTAIAATGTAVGTGTDTADATDADSADGTGTALGTDTAEGTDTAEETDTADETGATAAADGSDATDGSEAADTALADDPAPADQAHADADAAPDADGVVAAGAAGVLGATAVAGAAASRTGSGSDTPDEAARPTATGPGDPDTTEPGTDLPADRPAAEVEVDEIAGSERPSRTPTVPQQIDFGQGAAAASRSEARNPVDPDLVRRVTSAPADRRTPRGAASPDTEREFREARDRMGVPQGWSGRVPEKQGGPGSERSVPIGLVTGGTRFRDTEDGQEPPPRPAPRVLRSARPAPPPPADPEDVDTGSGVDLGLGAGPGPAPRRAPEPAAPGTDPAATGDASRPGTGPGEDARADDTQAGPPEENRTVDSTATPAAGTDRDGAIALTVQRPAPAPAAVVPGTAPRDVEIRVLDPEGLPLTGARVDVRDRSGAPAGTALTGADGVARIPVPGAGDFVVVATQHGHRPGVAACAVGDLPEGVVLRLSRSAAVHGRVTDSGGAPAADLAVTLLQDGEQVADTRSDADGAFRLPDLDPGRYRLTAGSAGVDVEVTAGADLEQDVTGS; encoded by the coding sequence GTGTCGACGTGGGCCCCGCTGGGGCTGTTGGTGGTGGTGCTGGTGGCCGTCGGGATCGCAGCGTTCCTGCGGTGGGGGCGGAACCGGGACGGGCACCCGAGTACACGGGACGACACTCCGCCACGCACCGTGGCCGATCTCGTCGACCGCCGGGCCCGCGGGCTGGACGACGGCCGTCGCCGTCCCGCGGCCGGCGAACCGGTCGACCGGCCCACGGCGCCGGACGCCGAGGACCCCGCCGCTGGCCCGGATCCGGACGCGGGCGTGGAACCGGACCCGACGGGCGAGCCGACCGAGCGGATCGGTGCCGTCGCCGCCGACCGGTCGGTGCCGGACCCGTCCACGTCCGGCGACACCTCCGATGACGACGCAGCCGCCGCCGGTGACGCGGAGGACACCGACCGGATCGTGGCCGCCGCGCCGGTCCCGGACACCGACCGGGATCCGGACGGGGAGGCCGACACCGCTCCGGTGACCGAAGCCCCCCTGACCGACGACCCGGTGACCGACGACCCGGACGAGGCCGGCTCGCTGGGCGACACGCACTCGTCGGTACCCGACATCTCCCGGGCGTCCGACGGCGAGCCGACCGACCGCATCCCCGAACTGCGCACCGACGTGCTGCGGGTGACCCCGGACGTGAGCGCCGGACCGGTCGGCCCGCCCTGGTCGCGCGGGTTCAAGGACGGCAAGCCGGTCGAGCCCGTCGAGCGGCCGGCCCCCCGCCGGCCGCGCCCGTCGCCCACAGTGCGGCCGCGGCCGTTCGTGGCCGCTGCGGAGCCGGTCGACCCCGGGCCGGGACCGGACAGCTCCGCACCGGACATCAGCACCCCCGAGCAGGGGGCCCCGGTGACGCACCTGCGTCCGGCGTCCGTGCCGTCGCCGACCCGTTCCGGGGAACCGCGGTCGATCGTCGACGCCCGGTCCGGGATCTCCGACGACACCGCCGAGGTCTCCGACGCGGGCCCGGTCGACGACCCGGCCCGGCCGGTGGACCCCGACGGGCCTGCCGGTCCGGACGGGCCCGCCGATGCCGACGGGGCCGCTGCTGACGACGCCCCGGTCGCGGACGGCGAACGGTCCGCCGATGTGACCGGGCCGACGGCCATCGCGGCGACCGGCACCGCCGTCGGGACCGGCACCGACACCGCCGACGCGACCGACGCCGACTCCGCCGATGGAACCGGCACCGCGCTCGGGACCGACACCGCGGAGGGGACCGACACCGCGGAGGAGACCGACACCGCGGACGAGACCGGCGCGACTGCCGCGGCCGACGGTTCCGACGCGACCGACGGCTCCGAAGCGGCCGACACCGCTCTCGCCGACGACCCGGCTCCGGCCGACCAGGCCCACGCCGACGCCGACGCCGCCCCGGACGCCGACGGCGTCGTGGCCGCCGGGGCCGCCGGTGTACTCGGTGCGACGGCTGTGGCCGGGGCGGCCGCGAGCCGCACGGGCAGCGGATCCGACACCCCGGACGAGGCCGCCCGGCCCACCGCGACGGGCCCCGGTGACCCGGACACCACGGAGCCCGGCACCGACCTCCCGGCGGACCGTCCGGCGGCCGAGGTCGAGGTCGACGAGATCGCCGGATCGGAGCGGCCGTCCCGGACCCCGACGGTGCCGCAGCAGATCGACTTCGGGCAGGGGGCGGCCGCGGCGTCGAGGTCCGAGGCCCGCAACCCGGTCGATCCCGACCTGGTCCGCCGCGTGACGAGCGCGCCGGCCGACCGGCGGACCCCGCGCGGTGCTGCGTCGCCGGACACCGAGCGGGAGTTCCGCGAGGCCCGCGACCGGATGGGCGTGCCGCAGGGCTGGTCCGGGCGGGTCCCGGAGAAGCAGGGCGGGCCCGGCTCCGAGCGCTCCGTCCCGATCGGCCTCGTGACCGGCGGTACCCGGTTCCGCGACACCGAGGACGGCCAGGAGCCGCCACCGCGCCCGGCGCCCCGGGTGCTGCGCTCGGCCCGCCCCGCGCCGCCGCCCCCGGCCGACCCCGAGGACGTCGACACCGGTTCCGGGGTCGATCTCGGCCTCGGCGCGGGACCCGGCCCGGCTCCCCGGCGGGCCCCGGAGCCCGCCGCCCCGGGAACGGATCCCGCGGCGACCGGTGACGCGAGCCGGCCGGGCACCGGACCGGGCGAGGACGCCCGGGCCGACGACACGCAGGCCGGGCCACCGGAGGAGAACCGCACCGTGGACAGCACCGCAACCCCGGCCGCCGGCACCGACCGGGACGGGGCCATCGCGCTCACCGTCCAGCGGCCCGCTCCGGCGCCGGCCGCCGTCGTCCCGGGGACCGCGCCGCGGGACGTCGAGATCCGGGTGCTCGACCCGGAGGGCCTGCCGCTGACCGGCGCCCGGGTCGACGTCCGGGACCGGTCGGGTGCCCCGGCCGGGACCGCGCTCACCGGTGCCGACGGCGTCGCCCGGATCCCGGTCCCGGGGGCCGGCGACTTCGTCGTCGTCGCCACCCAGCACGGTCACCGGCCGGGGGTCGCCGCGTGCGCCGTCGGGGACCTCCCGGAGGGCGTCGTGCTGCGGCTGAGCCGCTCCGCCGCCGTCCACGGCCGGGTCACGGATTCCGGCGGCGCACCGGCTGCGGACCTCGCCGTGACCCTGCTCCAGGACGGCGAGCAGGTCGCGGACACGCGCAGCGACGCCGACGGGGCGTTCCGGCTGCCGGACCTCGACCCGGGCCGGTACCGGCTGACGGCCGGCTCGGCCGGGGTGGACGTCGAGGTGACCGCCGGGGCGGATCTCGAACAGGACGTGACCGGGTCGTGA